Proteins encoded within one genomic window of Rossellomorea vietnamensis:
- a CDS encoding antibiotic biosynthesis monooxygenase family protein, giving the protein MYIVHSTFVVPDEKAEEVISIYHTRSGLVDNADGFQRFLLLQNEKKPGEITVHMEWDTKEDFMKWVQSEDYKRIHDLEKKYPDQELASIIPSIDRYKVVAY; this is encoded by the coding sequence ATGTATATCGTACATTCAACATTTGTAGTGCCTGATGAGAAGGCAGAGGAAGTCATATCAATCTATCATACCCGTTCAGGTCTGGTAGACAATGCAGACGGATTCCAACGGTTCCTCCTGCTGCAAAATGAGAAAAAGCCGGGAGAGATCACCGTCCATATGGAGTGGGATACGAAAGAAGATTTCATGAAATGGGTACAAAGTGAAGACTATAAGCGGATTCATGATCTGGAAAAGAAATACCCGGATCAGGAATTGGCATCCATCATCCCGTCCATTGACCGGTATAAAGTGGTGGCGTACTGA
- a CDS encoding diacylglycerol kinase produces MKRARIIYNPTSGRELFKKHLAEVLIKLEQAGYETSVHATICEGDATEAARIAVERKYDIVVAAGGDGTLNEVVNGLAEQDYRPKLGIVPMGTTNDFARALHIPKDISSAIDVITKGETIPVDIGRMNERYFINIAGGGRITELTYEVPSKLKTMMGQLAYYLKGIEMLPSIKPTDVSIEYDGKLFEGQAMLFLIGLTNSVGGFEKLAPDASINDGLFSLLILKKTNLAEFIRIASLAVRGEHVNDPNVIYTQANRIKIKAKEKVQLNVDGELGGVLPAEFENLYRHLQVFVPLDKIRPEDKAE; encoded by the coding sequence ATGAAACGAGCAAGAATAATATACAATCCGACTTCGGGGCGGGAGCTTTTTAAAAAACACCTCGCTGAAGTATTAATCAAATTGGAGCAGGCAGGATATGAAACATCTGTACACGCCACCATTTGTGAAGGGGATGCAACCGAAGCGGCACGGATCGCTGTTGAACGCAAATATGATATCGTCGTCGCTGCAGGTGGGGACGGTACGTTAAATGAAGTCGTGAATGGATTAGCTGAACAGGACTACCGGCCGAAGCTGGGGATTGTTCCGATGGGGACAACGAATGACTTCGCCCGTGCCCTGCACATTCCAAAGGATATCAGCTCGGCCATTGATGTGATTACGAAGGGTGAAACGATCCCAGTCGATATTGGACGCATGAATGAGCGCTATTTCATCAATATCGCCGGTGGGGGAAGAATCACGGAATTGACCTATGAAGTACCGAGTAAGCTTAAAACCATGATGGGGCAGCTTGCTTATTATCTGAAGGGCATTGAAATGCTTCCTTCCATTAAACCGACGGATGTATCGATCGAATATGATGGTAAGCTGTTTGAAGGACAAGCGATGCTTTTCCTCATCGGATTGACCAATTCGGTCGGCGGCTTCGAGAAATTGGCTCCCGATGCTTCAATCAATGACGGTTTATTTTCACTCCTGATTCTGAAGAAAACGAATCTGGCAGAATTTATCCGCATTGCTTCCCTGGCAGTACGTGGAGAGCATGTGAATGATCCGAACGTCATTTACACACAAGCCAATCGAATCAAAATCAAGGCGAAAGAAAAGGTGCAGCTGAATGTGGATGGCGAGCTTGGAGGGGTCCTGCCTGCCGAATTCGAAAACCTGTATCGTCACCTGCAAGTCTTCGTCCCACTTGATAAGATCCGGCCGGAAGATAAAGCAGAATGA
- a CDS encoding arylamine N-acetyltransferase, which yields MEAVKKYVNYLNMDIEPPTLNYLQRLIQQHLIRIPYETFSKFYYFSEGGSFVPSLETFAENLHLKGWGGTCFTLNINFGRLLKKLGFHCQFVRVNPGHLGLMISIDNRKLYVDVGYGSPIMKPVELEARQKHLLHGFGEEIIFTQKDIREFEVDRRSNGKTFVKKTIEWIPLEEEDLERDIQASYLDSDDNITMRRITAVRFQGNQCYFLRNRTLKVMTYRNIREYQMKDLDKWKDIIGEVYHFDMKSLDESIHFLQKRNIHLFP from the coding sequence TTGGAAGCAGTAAAAAAATATGTGAACTATTTAAATATGGATATCGAGCCCCCTACGTTGAACTACTTACAGCGGTTGATCCAACAGCATCTGATACGGATTCCCTATGAGACATTCAGTAAATTTTATTATTTCTCAGAGGGTGGCTCCTTTGTCCCCTCGTTGGAGACATTTGCGGAAAATCTCCATTTGAAAGGGTGGGGAGGAACGTGCTTTACGCTGAATATTAATTTTGGAAGGTTGCTAAAAAAACTAGGCTTCCATTGTCAATTTGTCAGAGTGAACCCGGGACACCTGGGACTGATGATTTCGATTGATAACCGTAAGCTGTATGTCGATGTCGGTTATGGTTCTCCCATCATGAAGCCTGTGGAGCTCGAGGCGAGACAGAAACATCTGCTTCACGGATTTGGAGAGGAAATCATCTTTACCCAGAAGGACATCCGTGAGTTCGAAGTCGATCGCCGTTCGAACGGGAAGACGTTTGTAAAAAAGACCATAGAGTGGATACCGCTAGAAGAAGAAGACCTGGAGAGGGACATACAGGCTTCCTATCTGGATTCCGATGACAACATCACCATGAGAAGAATCACCGCCGTCCGCTTCCAGGGGAACCAGTGTTATTTTCTCCGTAATCGGACGTTGAAGGTCATGACCTACCGGAATATCCGGGAGTATCAAATGAAGGATCTGGATAAGTGGAAAGACATCATCGGTGAAGTCTATCATTTTGATATGAAGTCCCTTGACGAATCCATCCATTTTTTGCAAAAACGGAACATACATCTATTCCCATAA
- a CDS encoding class I SAM-dependent methyltransferase, whose translation MEVNFGNVTSRYAASCDDIPHQFFDTLKVRGIVWEGRKVAEIGAGTGALTRKLHKRGAEVIGVEPSIDLRKTAKALESRQYLEIPYLTGTAESTNLPDHYYDITMSHRSWHLFDRPKAIHEMKRILKEKGTFIVSDSSFLPNQEVVKDTMTFLHEYIGETPEGKADPGNQVNGFPVEWLLEWQQADFTIKDFYTFYYMVDFTIQSWCERVGSLSLLSHLEDTEIEGLLQSLHTFLSRRHDSLHEFTLQHQFTVCLMKK comes from the coding sequence ATGGAAGTGAATTTTGGTAATGTGACCTCCCGTTACGCTGCGTCTTGTGATGATATTCCGCATCAATTTTTTGATACGTTGAAGGTAAGAGGAATCGTGTGGGAAGGAAGGAAAGTGGCTGAAATTGGTGCAGGTACCGGAGCCCTGACACGAAAGCTTCATAAGCGTGGAGCCGAAGTGATCGGAGTCGAACCTTCTATTGACCTGAGGAAAACGGCCAAGGCATTGGAAAGCAGGCAATACCTCGAGATCCCTTATCTGACCGGCACTGCAGAATCAACGAATCTGCCAGATCACTACTACGATATCACGATGAGTCATAGAAGCTGGCATTTATTCGATCGCCCGAAAGCGATACATGAAATGAAGCGGATTTTGAAGGAGAAAGGAACGTTCATTGTAAGCGATTCAAGCTTCCTTCCAAATCAGGAAGTCGTAAAGGATACGATGACGTTTTTACATGAATATATTGGTGAAACCCCGGAAGGAAAAGCTGATCCGGGCAATCAAGTAAATGGATTTCCCGTGGAATGGTTGTTAGAATGGCAGCAAGCCGACTTTACGATCAAAGATTTTTATACATTTTACTATATGGTCGATTTCACCATACAGTCCTGGTGCGAGCGCGTAGGATCCCTTTCCTTGCTCTCTCATTTAGAGGATACGGAGATAGAAGGATTACTGCAGTCATTACATACCTTCTTATCCAGACGTCACGATTCCCTCCATGAGTTTACTCTTCAGCACCAGTTTACAGTCTGCCTGATGAAAAAGTAG
- a CDS encoding helix-turn-helix domain-containing protein: MIHQKTNTIVIEALNKFPHKIHIKLGEILRERGLTQGDLHRLTGLRVATINELVNFKKKSLTVAHLVSIMIALRITDIRDLIEIEFDQEVQDYFNEENQRMKNGFTPDLTKTAEQNVKRIAAGANS; encoded by the coding sequence ATGATTCACCAAAAGACAAATACAATTGTTATAGAAGCGCTAAATAAATTTCCCCATAAAATTCACATTAAATTGGGAGAAATCCTGCGCGAACGAGGATTGACTCAAGGCGATCTTCACCGCTTAACAGGATTAAGAGTGGCTACGATCAATGAGTTAGTGAATTTCAAGAAGAAATCCTTAACAGTGGCTCACCTTGTATCCATTATGATCGCCCTTAGAATTACAGACATTCGTGATCTAATTGAAATAGAATTCGACCAGGAAGTCCAAGACTACTTCAACGAAGAAAATCAGCGAATGAAAAATGGATTCACCCCGGACCTCACGAAAACCGCCGAACAAAACGTAAAGCGGATCGCAGCCGGAGCCAACAGCTAA
- a CDS encoding thioredoxin family protein has translation MNLEHWFDKGLTPEEYIENMSAHKENTEAIRKGFKIPREDVEVLNQLGEQSLRVIAITEDWCGDAMLNIPILLSVAEAANLDVRMILRDENLELMDQYLTNGTSRAIPIFIFIDKEGKEKLVWGPRAPMVKKIVDDERAKLPPRDHELFPEKQKEMIQRLTSQYIKDRRVWEEVYESLKTSLVQNVLM, from the coding sequence ATGAACTTGGAACATTGGTTTGATAAAGGACTGACACCGGAAGAATACATAGAAAATATGAGTGCTCATAAAGAAAATACAGAAGCCATCCGAAAAGGTTTTAAGATTCCGCGGGAAGACGTAGAGGTGTTAAATCAACTGGGAGAGCAATCTTTACGGGTGATTGCCATTACGGAGGATTGGTGCGGTGACGCCATGCTGAACATCCCGATCCTTCTTTCTGTTGCGGAGGCGGCCAATCTGGACGTTCGCATGATTTTGAGGGACGAAAATCTGGAACTGATGGATCAATATCTGACCAATGGAACGTCGAGAGCGATCCCGATCTTCATTTTTATCGATAAAGAAGGAAAGGAGAAGCTGGTATGGGGGCCTCGGGCTCCGATGGTGAAAAAAATCGTCGATGATGAGCGGGCGAAGCTTCCACCGAGGGATCATGAACTGTTCCCTGAAAAGCAGAAAGAGATGATCCAGCGCCTGACCTCCCAATACATCAAGGATAGAAGGGTATGGGAGGAAGTATACGAAAGCTTGAAGACGAGCCTCGTTCAAAACGTATTGATGTAG
- a CDS encoding DUF4257 domain-containing protein: MSLFEVILLPMLMGGIGGLGHILVFKNGHFTFPRKFIDDQGEKHYLFGSTKDIIIGVLAGYLSVLPVVDTVPIWYVIYISLLSGIGGSSVITRKIEQNLAATKASYIQELSHYQLEPTSKGGSPNHNEVKPVGEVEEKKNQG; this comes from the coding sequence ATGTCCTTATTCGAAGTGATCTTGTTGCCAATGTTGATGGGTGGTATTGGGGGCTTAGGACATATTCTGGTTTTCAAAAACGGTCATTTCACTTTTCCGCGAAAATTTATTGATGACCAGGGTGAGAAACATTATCTTTTTGGCTCAACGAAGGATATTATCATAGGCGTTCTGGCAGGATATTTGTCCGTGTTACCGGTAGTTGATACAGTCCCGATCTGGTATGTGATCTATATCAGTTTATTATCCGGAATCGGGGGAAGTTCCGTCATCACACGAAAAATCGAACAAAATTTAGCAGCGACCAAAGCATCCTATATTCAAGAGCTATCTCATTATCAGCTCGAACCGACCTCTAAGGGAGGATCTCCAAACCATAATGAGGTGAAACCTGTTGGCGAAGTGGAAGAAAAAAAGAATCAAGGTTGA
- a CDS encoding M4 family metallopeptidase — translation MMSPVLASEAFGASNVSEKVNFNSQMGTPQFISGQLTKASSKAPETVVFDYLTDKQKTFKFKGDSKLSFKVVDKQKDDLGYTYLRIQQVYKGTPVYGAVLTAHVNKEGVLTALSGAPAANLDEKQNLKQTKKLTKKEAVSSAEKDLVKAVGSQPDYEYAPKSESVIYVKDGEAHYAYLVNYNFLAPEPGNWNYFVDAVTGDILAKVNEIHEAGKGAGKPGGGGGAAGGTDTVGSGKGVLGDTKSLNTYLSSSTYYLQDRTRGNGIFTYDGSNRTRLPGSLWADSDNVFNASYDAAAVDAHYYAGTTYDYYKNTHNRNSYDGNGAALKSTVHYGRNYNNAFWNGQQMVYGDGDGSTFISLSGGLDVIAHELTHAVTDTTADLIYQNESGAINESMSDIFGTLVEYDANNNPDWEIGEDIYTPNKSGDALRSMSDPAKYGDPDHYSVRYTGTQDNGGVHINSGIGNKAAYLLSQGGTHYGVKVTGIGTAKTGKIYYRALTQYLTPSSNYSQLRSAAVQAATDLYGAGSAEVASVNAAYNAVGVN, via the coding sequence ATGATGAGTCCGGTCTTGGCCTCGGAAGCATTTGGAGCTTCAAATGTAAGTGAAAAGGTGAATTTCAATTCACAGATGGGAACTCCTCAATTTATTTCGGGTCAATTGACGAAGGCATCTTCAAAGGCTCCGGAAACAGTTGTATTTGATTATTTAACAGACAAACAAAAGACGTTCAAGTTTAAAGGTGATTCAAAATTATCGTTCAAAGTAGTAGACAAGCAGAAGGATGATCTAGGATATACATATCTTCGCATCCAGCAAGTATATAAGGGAACTCCTGTTTATGGGGCTGTGCTGACAGCACACGTAAACAAGGAAGGGGTGCTCACAGCTCTATCAGGAGCGCCGGCAGCAAACCTTGATGAGAAACAAAACCTGAAACAAACGAAGAAACTAACTAAAAAAGAAGCCGTTTCATCAGCCGAAAAAGATCTGGTTAAGGCAGTAGGCAGCCAGCCTGATTACGAATACGCCCCTAAGTCCGAATCAGTGATTTATGTGAAAGACGGTGAAGCTCATTATGCCTATCTCGTAAACTATAATTTCCTGGCACCTGAGCCTGGGAACTGGAATTATTTCGTGGATGCGGTCACAGGTGATATCCTTGCCAAGGTGAATGAAATTCATGAAGCAGGGAAAGGAGCCGGTAAGCCTGGAGGCGGTGGAGGTGCCGCTGGAGGTACAGACACTGTCGGATCCGGTAAGGGAGTGTTGGGAGATACGAAGTCACTGAATACGTACCTTTCTTCTTCCACTTATTATTTACAAGATCGCACAAGAGGGAATGGTATTTTCACGTATGATGGTTCGAACCGTACACGTCTTCCCGGCTCCCTGTGGGCAGACAGTGACAATGTGTTTAATGCAAGCTATGACGCAGCAGCGGTAGATGCCCATTATTATGCAGGAACCACGTACGATTATTATAAAAATACCCATAATCGAAATAGCTATGACGGAAATGGAGCAGCCTTGAAATCGACTGTTCATTACGGCAGAAACTATAATAACGCATTTTGGAATGGTCAACAGATGGTATACGGTGATGGAGATGGATCGACGTTCATATCATTATCCGGCGGACTTGATGTCATCGCCCATGAGCTGACTCATGCCGTCACGGATACAACAGCCGATTTGATCTATCAAAATGAATCGGGGGCCATCAATGAATCTATGTCGGATATTTTTGGAACATTGGTAGAGTACGACGCAAATAACAATCCGGATTGGGAAATCGGAGAAGACATTTACACGCCAAATAAGAGTGGGGATGCTCTCCGTTCCATGTCTGATCCTGCGAAGTACGGTGATCCCGACCACTATTCTGTAAGATACACAGGAACTCAGGATAATGGCGGGGTTCATATCAACAGCGGAATCGGAAATAAGGCGGCATACCTGTTAAGTCAAGGTGGGACACACTATGGTGTGAAGGTAACGGGAATCGGAACGGCCAAGACCGGGAAGATCTATTATCGTGCCCTGACTCAATACTTGACACCATCATCCAACTACAGCCAGCTGCGTTCGGCGGCAGTTCAGGCAGCAACGGATTTATATGGTGCAGGAAGTGCTGAAGTGGCAAGTGTGAATGCGGCGTATAATGCGGTAGGCGTCAACTAA
- the gatB gene encoding Asp-tRNA(Asn)/Glu-tRNA(Gln) amidotransferase subunit GatB, whose amino-acid sequence MNFEPVIGLEVHVELKTDSKMFSPAPNHFGAEPNTNTNVIDLGYPGVLPVVNKRAIEFGMKAAIALNCEIATDTKFDRKNYFYPDNPKAYQISQFDKPIGENGWIEIEVNGEKKRIGITRLHLEEDAGKLTHSGDGYSLVDYNRQGTPLIEIVSEPDIRTPEEAYAYLEKLKSIIQYTGVSDCKMEEGSLRCDANISLRPIGQEKFGTKAELKNLNSFNFVKKGLEYEIVRQEKVLLSGGMIQQETLRFDESTGKTILMRVKEGSDDYRYFPEPDLLHLHIDQEWMDRIRAEIPELPDERKKRYVEELGLPAYDAMVLTLTKEMSDFFQDTVEAGADAKLASNWLMGEVSAYLNAQQKELEDVKLTPKGLAGMIELIEKGTISSKIAKKVFKELVENGGDPEQIVKDKGLVQISDEGALLKIVTETLDANPQSIEDFKNGKDRAIGFLVGQIMKATKGQANPPLVNKLLLQEIQKR is encoded by the coding sequence ATGAACTTTGAACCAGTAATCGGACTAGAAGTCCACGTAGAATTAAAAACGGACAGTAAGATGTTCTCTCCGGCACCGAACCATTTCGGGGCAGAGCCGAACACAAATACAAACGTGATCGACCTTGGATATCCTGGTGTTCTTCCGGTCGTTAACAAACGTGCCATTGAGTTCGGTATGAAAGCCGCGATTGCACTGAACTGTGAGATCGCGACGGATACAAAGTTTGACCGTAAAAACTATTTCTATCCTGATAACCCGAAAGCGTACCAAATTTCTCAATTTGATAAGCCGATCGGTGAGAATGGCTGGATCGAGATTGAAGTGAACGGTGAGAAGAAACGCATCGGGATCACTCGTCTTCACCTTGAGGAAGATGCAGGGAAACTGACTCACTCAGGCGACGGCTATTCCCTTGTCGACTATAACCGTCAAGGAACGCCACTGATCGAGATCGTATCCGAGCCGGACATCCGTACACCTGAAGAGGCGTATGCGTATCTTGAAAAGCTTAAATCCATCATCCAATACACAGGTGTTTCCGACTGTAAGATGGAAGAAGGATCGCTTCGTTGTGACGCCAATATTTCCCTGCGTCCAATCGGACAGGAGAAGTTCGGAACGAAAGCCGAATTGAAGAACCTGAACTCTTTTAACTTTGTTAAAAAAGGATTGGAATATGAAATCGTCCGCCAGGAAAAGGTTCTATTATCAGGTGGGATGATTCAGCAGGAAACACTCCGTTTCGATGAATCAACGGGCAAAACGATCCTTATGCGTGTAAAGGAAGGATCGGATGATTACCGTTACTTCCCTGAACCGGATTTACTACACCTGCATATCGACCAAGAGTGGATGGACCGTATCCGTGCAGAGATCCCCGAGCTTCCGGATGAGCGTAAAAAGCGCTATGTAGAAGAACTTGGCTTACCTGCGTATGATGCCATGGTTCTGACATTGACGAAGGAAATGTCTGATTTCTTCCAGGATACCGTTGAAGCAGGTGCAGATGCGAAACTTGCCTCTAACTGGCTGATGGGTGAAGTTTCGGCATACCTGAATGCACAGCAGAAAGAACTGGAAGATGTTAAGCTGACTCCTAAAGGACTCGCAGGCATGATCGAGTTGATTGAAAAAGGAACGATTTCTTCTAAGATTGCGAAGAAAGTGTTCAAGGAATTAGTAGAAAACGGTGGAGATCCTGAACAAATCGTGAAAGATAAAGGCCTTGTTCAAATTTCGGACGAAGGTGCCTTACTCAAGATCGTGACGGAAACGCTGGATGCGAATCCACAATCCATCGAAGACTTCAAGAACGGGAAAGACCGTGCCATCGGCTTCCTTGTCGGTCAAATCATGAAAGCGACAAAAGGTCAGGCCAACCCGCCGCTTGTAAACAAATTATTGCTTCAAGAAATTCAAAAACGCTAA
- the gatA gene encoding Asp-tRNA(Asn)/Glu-tRNA(Gln) amidotransferase subunit GatA yields the protein MSLFDHKLSELHELLHKKEVSVTDLVDESYKRIDAVEDKVKAFLTLDEENARSKAKEMDSKLGTDESKGLLFGMPIGIKDNIVTKGLRTTCASKILENFNPIYDATVINKLHSADTITIGKLNMDEFAMGSSTENSGFQKTSNPWNLETVPGGSSGGSAASVAAGEVPFSLGSDTGGSIRQPAAFTGTVGLKPTYGRVSRFGLVAFASSLDQIGPITRNVEDNAYLLQAIAGLDPNDSTSANVEVPNYAEALTGDVKGLKIAVPKEYLGEGVGEEARQAVLASLKVLEGMGATWEEVSLPHSKFGVSTYYLLASSEASANLARFDGVRYGYRTPNAENLLDLYKKTRAEGFGDEVKRRIMLGTFALSSGYYEAYYKKAQQARTLIKKDFEDVFAKYDVIIGPTTPTPAFKIGEKIDDPLTMYANDILTIPVNLAGVPGISVPCGFSSTGLPLGLQIIGKHFDESTIYRVAHAFEQATDFHTKRPQL from the coding sequence ATGTCATTATTTGACCATAAATTATCAGAGCTTCACGAGCTTTTACATAAGAAAGAAGTTTCTGTCACAGACCTGGTAGACGAGTCGTACAAACGAATCGATGCCGTGGAAGATAAAGTGAAGGCGTTTTTAACATTAGATGAAGAGAATGCCCGCAGTAAAGCGAAGGAAATGGATTCCAAGCTTGGTACGGATGAAAGTAAAGGCCTTCTTTTCGGAATGCCGATCGGAATCAAGGACAATATCGTTACAAAGGGTCTTCGTACAACCTGTGCAAGTAAAATCCTTGAAAACTTCAATCCGATTTATGATGCGACGGTCATCAATAAACTACATAGTGCCGATACGATTACGATCGGTAAATTGAATATGGATGAGTTTGCAATGGGTTCTTCTACTGAGAACTCCGGTTTCCAGAAGACGAGTAATCCATGGAATCTTGAAACGGTTCCAGGTGGATCTTCAGGAGGTTCAGCGGCATCCGTTGCAGCTGGGGAAGTTCCTTTCTCACTTGGTTCAGATACAGGTGGATCGATTCGTCAACCGGCGGCATTCACGGGTACGGTCGGGTTAAAACCGACTTATGGACGTGTATCCCGTTTCGGTCTTGTTGCATTTGCTTCATCTCTTGATCAAATTGGACCGATCACCCGTAACGTAGAAGACAATGCGTACTTGCTACAGGCAATCGCCGGGCTTGATCCAAATGATTCGACATCAGCCAATGTGGAGGTTCCGAATTATGCGGAGGCCCTTACAGGTGATGTAAAAGGTCTGAAGATTGCTGTGCCGAAAGAATACTTGGGTGAAGGTGTCGGGGAAGAAGCCCGCCAGGCCGTCCTTGCTTCATTGAAAGTGTTGGAAGGCATGGGTGCAACATGGGAAGAGGTTTCCCTTCCTCATTCTAAATTCGGTGTTTCAACGTACTACTTATTAGCATCTTCTGAAGCATCTGCCAATCTTGCACGCTTCGATGGTGTTCGTTACGGATACCGTACGCCGAACGCAGAGAACCTTCTTGATCTTTACAAAAAAACCCGCGCAGAAGGCTTCGGGGATGAAGTGAAGCGTCGTATCATGCTTGGGACGTTTGCATTGAGCTCAGGTTACTATGAAGCGTATTACAAGAAAGCACAACAGGCCCGTACGCTGATCAAGAAAGACTTTGAAGATGTATTTGCGAAATACGATGTTATTATTGGACCAACAACACCAACTCCAGCTTTCAAAATCGGAGAAAAAATTGATGATCCATTAACGATGTATGCCAATGATATTTTAACGATTCCAGTAAACCTTGCAGGCGTGCCGGGAATCTCGGTTCCTTGTGGATTCTCTTCAACAGGACTGCCGCTTGGACTGCAGATCATCGGAAAGCATTTTGACGAAAGCACGATTTATCGCGTAGCCCATGCATTCGAGCAGGCTACAGATTTCCATACAAAAAGACCACAACTGTAA
- the gatC gene encoding Asp-tRNA(Asn)/Glu-tRNA(Gln) amidotransferase subunit GatC, whose amino-acid sequence MSRISEEQVKHVAHLARLAITEDEAKKFTTQLDAIIGFAEQLNELDTSNVEATSHVLDMKNVMREDKPVEGLPREEVLKNAPDKQDGQVRVPSILD is encoded by the coding sequence ATGTCTAGAATTTCTGAAGAGCAGGTAAAGCATGTTGCACACCTTGCACGACTAGCCATCACAGAGGATGAAGCGAAGAAGTTTACGACTCAGCTGGATGCGATTATCGGGTTTGCCGAGCAGCTGAATGAATTGGATACTTCAAATGTGGAAGCAACGAGTCATGTACTGGATATGAAGAACGTGATGCGTGAAGATAAGCCTGTTGAAGGACTGCCACGTGAAGAAGTATTGAAGAACGCACCAGACAAACAAGATGGACAAGTTCGCGTTCCATCGATCTTGGACTAA
- a CDS encoding cupin domain-containing protein, whose translation MKIYSFKQSTGKSIHQFNSQNVMIHPLLKPDDPFQIGYFYLEENSVLGMHPAMCDQLLMITSGRGWVRIEGGEKIMVEPGMAVFWQEGEMHESGSVDGMTAIVAEGSRLDPERYLPSN comes from the coding sequence ATGAAAATATACAGTTTTAAACAAAGTACCGGAAAATCCATTCATCAATTCAATAGTCAAAACGTTATGATCCATCCTTTGCTTAAGCCAGACGATCCATTCCAAATCGGGTATTTTTACTTAGAGGAAAACAGCGTGCTGGGCATGCATCCAGCCATGTGCGATCAGCTTCTGATGATCACGTCAGGACGTGGATGGGTGAGGATCGAAGGGGGAGAAAAAATCATGGTGGAACCGGGCATGGCTGTCTTTTGGCAGGAGGGTGAAATGCATGAATCCGGATCCGTTGATGGTATGACCGCCATTGTAGCCGAAGGAAGCAGACTCGACCCCGAGCGATACCTCCCTTCTAACTAA
- a CDS encoding AbrB family transcriptional regulator, with amino-acid sequence MHPILLAFLAGVIGGGLFTLLHLPLSWLLGSMVSVFLINKWTKFELAWPSYLRDLGLIIVGYAIGQSFSQKTMIEIFTQLPSMLTMTVAIIAFSMVLAYITSKMTGIGLSSTITGSIPGGLSQMVALGEEMKDIDLTVVTILQVIRLLSVIFVVPFLVFSPLLAGGGNGPGPASGQFEIPSFHWGFVLFFMIAIAAGFLARRIHLPTPTLLGPILVIGGFMVAEWPVPHMPGLFIILAQLSLGIYFSFMMNFSSSNSMGKFILWSLFTSLCLLLGCVGLSFLLSRWHDVSFLTAFISMAPGGMAEMALVGQAVNADLSIITGYHLFRILFILFIIPAILKGLFKLSIFHKGNHD; translated from the coding sequence ATGCATCCAATTCTATTAGCCTTCTTGGCAGGGGTTATAGGCGGTGGGCTGTTCACGCTCCTGCATCTTCCCCTGTCCTGGCTTCTCGGTTCCATGGTTTCTGTCTTTCTCATTAACAAATGGACAAAATTCGAGCTTGCCTGGCCGTCTTATCTCCGGGATCTTGGATTGATCATCGTCGGCTATGCTATCGGGCAGTCGTTCAGTCAGAAAACGATGATTGAAATCTTCACTCAGCTTCCCTCGATGCTGACGATGACGGTTGCGATCATTGCCTTCAGTATGGTCCTTGCTTACATTACGTCCAAAATGACGGGGATCGGTTTGTCTTCGACGATTACCGGTAGTATACCTGGTGGGCTTTCACAAATGGTGGCTCTCGGGGAGGAAATGAAGGATATTGACTTAACCGTCGTGACGATCCTTCAGGTCATCCGGCTGTTGTCTGTCATTTTCGTGGTACCGTTCCTTGTGTTCAGTCCTCTTTTAGCTGGAGGAGGAAACGGTCCGGGTCCTGCCAGTGGTCAATTTGAGATCCCTTCTTTTCACTGGGGGTTTGTCCTATTTTTCATGATTGCCATTGCAGCAGGCTTCTTAGCTAGAAGAATCCACCTTCCCACCCCGACTTTACTTGGCCCGATCCTGGTGATCGGCGGTTTCATGGTGGCTGAATGGCCGGTCCCTCATATGCCCGGACTGTTCATTATCCTTGCTCAGTTATCCCTGGGTATTTATTTTAGTTTCATGATGAATTTCTCGTCATCCAACTCGATGGGCAAGTTCATCTTATGGTCGTTATTTACTTCCCTGTGCCTGCTTTTAGGTTGTGTGGGACTAAGCTTTTTATTGAGCCGCTGGCATGATGTGTCTTTTTTGACTGCATTCATTAGCATGGCTCCCGGGGGTATGGCAGAGATGGCACTGGTCGGACAAGCCGTCAACGCAGATCTTTCCATCATTACCGGATACCATTTATTCCGGATTTTATTTATTCTGTTCATCATCCCAGCGATTTTGAAAGGGCTTTTTAAACTCTCTATATTTCATAAGGGCAATCATGATTAG